From Microbacterium pseudoresistens, the proteins below share one genomic window:
- the rho gene encoding transcription termination factor Rho: MTYRGVLVETVSDTQNETPAAAEAPAVAEEAPKAPRKRAPRRATTASAAAATDAPAATDAPTPSDAPAETPAGDTAGSASSDEAPAEKAPRRTRAKKAEAAPESDGGKAPVAPPADTASTDASEAPAEKKPSRARKSRAKTDDADASSDDIAEKSDEAPSGSRGRGGRGKADKPDGDDKSASTDEKAPAEKTPAEKTQSARNGKRDDKSASDKDDKNDDAADGDEQGGRGRGRNRNRNRNRNGAQNGGGDSADDEGSSNTRTRQRNKRRGNGQNDEFETEIGEDDVLIPVAGILDVLDNYAFVRTTGYLAGPSDVYVSLGQVKKYNLRKGDAIVGAIKQPREGEQQGRQKYNALVKVDSINGLSTDDAATRVEFGKLTPLYPQERLRMETAPEKLTQRIIDLVAPVGKGQRGLIVAPPKAGKTIVLQQIANAIAQNNPEVHLMVVLVDERPEEVTDMERSVKGEVIASTFDRPAEDHTTVAELAIERAKRLVELGRDVVVLLDSITRLGRAYNIATPTSGRVLTGGVDAAALYPPKRFFGAARNIENGGSLTILATALVETGSKMDEVIFEEFKGTGNSELRLSRQLADKRIFPAVDVNASSTRREEMLLSPDEVKITWKLRRALAGLDPQQALEVVLGKLKETQSNVEFLLQMQNVQMQKVTQGTGHSHGHENSIR, translated from the coding sequence ATGACTTACAGAGGAGTGCTCGTGGAGACCGTCTCCGACACCCAGAACGAAACCCCCGCCGCCGCAGAGGCGCCCGCCGTCGCCGAAGAGGCGCCCAAGGCTCCGCGCAAGCGTGCACCGCGCCGCGCGACCACGGCATCTGCGGCCGCCGCGACCGATGCACCGGCCGCGACCGATGCGCCGACCCCGTCCGATGCACCGGCAGAGACCCCCGCCGGCGACACCGCGGGCAGTGCGTCGTCCGACGAGGCGCCCGCCGAGAAGGCCCCGCGCCGCACCCGTGCGAAGAAGGCCGAGGCGGCCCCCGAGTCCGATGGCGGCAAGGCCCCGGTTGCCCCCCCCGCCGACACGGCATCCACCGATGCGTCGGAGGCACCCGCCGAGAAGAAGCCGTCGCGCGCCCGCAAGAGCCGTGCGAAGACCGATGACGCCGACGCGTCATCCGACGACATCGCGGAGAAGTCCGACGAGGCGCCCTCGGGCTCCCGCGGACGCGGCGGTCGTGGCAAGGCGGACAAGCCCGACGGCGACGACAAGAGTGCCTCGACCGATGAGAAGGCACCCGCCGAGAAGACACCCGCCGAGAAGACGCAGAGCGCCCGGAACGGCAAGCGCGACGACAAGTCCGCGTCGGACAAGGACGACAAGAACGACGACGCCGCCGACGGCGATGAGCAGGGCGGCCGCGGCCGCGGTCGCAACCGCAACCGGAACCGCAACCGCAACGGCGCTCAGAACGGCGGAGGAGACTCCGCGGACGACGAGGGCTCGTCGAACACCCGCACCCGCCAGCGCAACAAGCGCCGCGGCAACGGGCAGAACGACGAGTTCGAGACCGAGATCGGCGAGGACGACGTGCTCATCCCCGTCGCCGGCATCCTCGACGTGCTCGACAACTATGCCTTCGTCCGCACGACCGGCTACCTCGCCGGCCCCAGCGACGTCTACGTCTCGCTCGGGCAGGTCAAGAAGTACAACCTGCGCAAGGGCGATGCGATCGTCGGTGCGATCAAGCAGCCGCGTGAGGGCGAGCAGCAGGGGCGCCAGAAGTACAACGCGCTGGTGAAGGTCGACTCGATCAACGGCCTGTCCACCGACGACGCCGCCACGCGCGTCGAGTTCGGCAAGCTCACGCCGCTGTATCCGCAGGAGCGCCTGCGGATGGAGACGGCGCCCGAGAAGCTGACGCAGCGCATCATCGACCTCGTCGCCCCCGTCGGCAAGGGTCAGCGCGGGCTCATCGTCGCGCCGCCCAAGGCGGGCAAGACGATCGTGCTGCAGCAGATCGCCAACGCGATCGCGCAGAACAACCCCGAGGTGCATCTCATGGTCGTGCTCGTCGACGAGCGCCCCGAAGAGGTGACCGACATGGAGCGCTCGGTCAAGGGCGAGGTCATCGCCTCGACCTTCGATCGCCCCGCCGAAGACCACACCACGGTCGCCGAGCTCGCCATCGAGCGCGCCAAGCGCCTGGTCGAGCTGGGCCGCGACGTCGTCGTGCTTCTCGACTCGATCACCCGCCTGGGCCGCGCGTACAACATCGCCACGCCCACCTCGGGCCGCGTGCTCACCGGTGGAGTGGATGCAGCGGCGCTGTACCCGCCCAAGCGCTTCTTCGGCGCCGCGCGCAACATCGAGAACGGCGGATCGCTCACCATCCTCGCCACGGCGCTCGTGGAGACCGGGTCCAAGATGGACGAGGTCATCTTCGAGGAGTTCAAGGGCACGGGCAACAGCGAGCTGCGCCTGTCGCGCCAGCTGGCCGACAAGCGCATCTTCCCGGCCGTCGACGTCAACGCGTCGAGCACGCGCCGCGAGGAGATGCTGCTCTCGCCCGACGAGGTCAAGATCACCTGGAAGCTGCGCCGCGCGCTTGCGGGACTGGACCCCCAGCAGGCCCTGGAGGTTGTGCTGGGCAAGCTCAAGGAGACCCAGTCCAACGTCGAGTTCCTCTTGCAGATGCAGAACGTGCAGATGCAGAAGGTGACGCAGGGCACCGGGCACAGCCACGGGCACGAGAACAGCATCCGCTGA
- the prfA gene encoding peptide chain release factor 1, producing the protein MFEQVDALREEHRAVERELSDPDVHADAARAKRVNRRYAELSRIVKAHDDWTAAGDDLEAARELARDDEAFAAEVPALEEALHAAQERLRRLLIPRDPDDARDVIMEIKAGEGGAESALFAADLLRMYLQYAAHKGWKTELLERTESDLGGYKDVQVAIKGASADPAQGVWAHLKYEGGVHRVQRVPATESQGRIHTSTTGVLVFPEVDEPDEIEINQNDLKIDVFRSSGPGGQSVNTTDSAVRITHVPTGIVVSMQNEKSQLQNREAGMRVLRARLLAKQQEELEAAASDARKSQIRGMDRSERIRTYNFPENRIADHRTGFKAYNLDQVMDGALDPLIESCIAADEEARLAAL; encoded by the coding sequence ATGTTCGAACAGGTCGACGCGCTGCGAGAGGAGCACCGGGCGGTCGAGCGCGAGCTCTCCGACCCGGACGTGCACGCGGATGCGGCGCGCGCCAAGCGCGTGAACCGTCGCTATGCCGAGCTCAGCCGCATCGTGAAGGCGCACGACGACTGGACGGCCGCCGGCGACGACCTCGAGGCGGCGCGCGAGCTCGCCCGTGACGACGAGGCGTTCGCCGCCGAGGTGCCCGCGCTCGAGGAAGCGCTGCACGCGGCGCAGGAGCGCTTGCGGCGCCTGCTCATCCCGCGCGATCCCGACGACGCCCGCGACGTGATCATGGAGATCAAGGCGGGGGAGGGCGGCGCCGAGTCGGCGCTGTTCGCCGCCGACCTGCTGCGCATGTATCTGCAGTACGCCGCCCACAAGGGGTGGAAGACCGAGCTGCTGGAGCGCACCGAGTCGGACCTGGGCGGCTACAAAGACGTGCAGGTGGCGATCAAAGGCGCTTCCGCCGATCCCGCCCAGGGAGTATGGGCCCACCTGAAGTACGAGGGCGGCGTGCACCGCGTGCAGCGCGTGCCGGCCACCGAGTCGCAGGGGCGCATCCACACGTCCACGACCGGTGTGCTCGTCTTCCCCGAGGTCGACGAGCCCGACGAGATCGAGATCAACCAGAACGACCTCAAGATCGACGTCTTCCGCTCGTCGGGTCCCGGTGGGCAGTCGGTGAACACGACCGACTCGGCCGTGCGCATCACGCACGTGCCCACCGGGATCGTCGTGTCGATGCAGAACGAGAAGTCGCAGTTGCAGAACCGCGAGGCGGGCATGCGCGTGCTGCGCGCCCGATTGCTGGCAAAGCAGCAGGAGGAGCTCGAGGCGGCCGCCTCGGATGCACGCAAGTCGCAGATCCGCGGCATGGATCGCTCGGAACGCATCCGCACGTACAACTTCCCGGAGAACCGGATCGCCGATCACCGCACCGGGTTCAAGGCCTACAACCTCGACCAGGTGATGGACGGGGCGCTGGACCCGCTCATCGAGTCGTGCATCGCGGCCGATGAGGAAGCACGGCTCGCCGCGCTCTGA
- the epsC gene encoding serine O-acetyltransferase EpsC, translating into MSPFARIREDIAAARLRDPAARGPLEVALLYPGLHAIWAHRVNAALWRRGARFPARLGSQVTRWLTGIEIHPGATIGRRFFIDHGSGVVIGETAEIGDDVMLYHGVTLGGRTRDTGKRHPTLGDGVAVGAGAKILGPVTVGARSLIGANAVVTKDAPADSVLVGVPARARARISGEDSRAVLMAPEYVI; encoded by the coding sequence ATGAGCCCGTTCGCACGGATCCGCGAAGACATCGCGGCCGCGCGTCTGCGCGATCCCGCCGCGCGCGGGCCCCTCGAGGTCGCCCTGCTCTACCCAGGGCTCCATGCGATCTGGGCGCACCGCGTCAACGCCGCCCTGTGGCGTCGCGGCGCCCGGTTCCCGGCGCGGCTCGGCTCGCAGGTCACGCGCTGGCTCACCGGCATCGAGATCCATCCCGGCGCGACGATCGGCCGTCGGTTCTTCATCGATCACGGCTCAGGCGTCGTGATCGGCGAAACGGCCGAGATCGGCGACGACGTCATGCTCTACCATGGCGTCACGCTCGGCGGTCGCACCCGCGACACCGGCAAGCGCCACCCCACGCTCGGCGACGGCGTCGCCGTGGGCGCCGGCGCGAAGATCCTCGGTCCGGTCACGGTCGGCGCCCGCTCGCTGATCGGCGCGAACGCGGTGGTCACCAAAGACGCCCCGGCCGACAGCGTGCTCGTCGGCGTTCCCGCCCGTGCACGCGCCCGCATCTCGGGCGAGGACTCGCGGGCCGTCCTCATGGCACCCGAGTACGTGATCTGA
- the cysK gene encoding cysteine synthase A → MAGIHSDITTAFGNTPLVRLNRVTEGLDATVLLKLEFYNPAASVKDRIGIAMVNAAEKSGQLKPGGTIVESTSGNTGIALAMVGAARGYRVILTMPASMSKERRVLLKAFGAEVVLTDPTKGMSGAIEVTEQIVADTPGAVWVRQFENAANPQIHRETTAQEILRDTDGDVDVFVAGVGTGGTVTGTGQALKAAKPDVTVIAVEPKDSPVLTEGHPGPHKIQGIGPNFVPDVLDRDVLDEVITAEFEESLKVARDLAAKEGLLVGMSTGAAVAAALKVAGRPENKGKTIVVVAPDTGERYISTALFEDLRDAPKA, encoded by the coding sequence ATGGCCGGCATCCACTCCGACATCACCACCGCTTTCGGCAACACACCGCTGGTGCGGTTGAACCGCGTCACCGAGGGCCTGGATGCCACGGTGCTGCTCAAGCTCGAGTTCTACAACCCGGCGGCGAGCGTCAAGGACCGCATCGGCATCGCCATGGTCAACGCCGCCGAGAAGTCCGGGCAGCTGAAGCCCGGCGGCACGATCGTCGAGTCGACCAGCGGCAACACGGGGATCGCCCTGGCCATGGTGGGCGCCGCCCGCGGCTACCGCGTGATCCTCACGATGCCGGCGTCGATGTCGAAGGAGCGTCGCGTGCTGCTGAAGGCCTTCGGCGCCGAGGTCGTGCTGACCGATCCCACCAAGGGCATGTCGGGGGCCATCGAGGTCACCGAGCAGATCGTCGCGGACACCCCCGGCGCCGTCTGGGTGCGGCAGTTCGAGAACGCCGCCAACCCGCAGATCCACCGCGAGACGACGGCGCAGGAGATCCTGCGCGACACCGACGGCGATGTCGACGTGTTCGTGGCCGGCGTCGGCACCGGCGGCACCGTGACCGGAACGGGCCAGGCGCTGAAGGCCGCCAAGCCCGATGTCACCGTCATCGCCGTCGAGCCCAAGGACTCCCCCGTGCTCACCGAGGGGCACCCCGGCCCGCACAAGATCCAGGGCATCGGCCCCAACTTCGTGCCCGACGTGCTCGACCGCGACGTGCTCGACGAGGTCATCACGGCCGAGTTCGAGGAGTCGCTGAAGGTCGCCCGCGATCTCGCCGCCAAGGAGGGCCTGCTCGTGGGCATGTCGACCGGCGCCGCCGTCGCCGCGGCGCTGAAGGTCGCGGGGCGCCCCGAGAACAAGGGCAAGACGATCGTCGTCGTCGCCCCCGACACGGGCGAGCGCTACATCTCCACCGCGCTGTTCGAAGACCTGCGCGACGCCCCGAAGGCCTGA
- the prmC gene encoding peptide chain release factor N(5)-glutamine methyltransferase, whose protein sequence is MPDTPLSAVLRAAALLLADAGVPDPSVDAELLAAHVLGLGRGELQAAAVRGDALGEADARRLDDALARRAAREPLQHITGLAPFRHLELAIGPGAFVPRPETEMVAQFAIDALLAAPAPEPIGVDLGTGSGAIARAMADEVPHAAVHAVERSPEAHAWARRNLVAAPNATLVLGDLADTLAELDGRVDVVVSNPPYVPDAAIPRDPEVRLFDPPAALYGGEDGLDVVRAISTRALRLLYPGGVLVLEHGELQGEGIRALLRADGWLATATHQDLTHRDRVTTALRPPLPADGSAGDADPARVD, encoded by the coding sequence GTGCCCGACACCCCCCTCTCCGCCGTACTGCGCGCCGCCGCCCTGCTCCTCGCCGATGCGGGCGTGCCCGATCCGTCCGTCGATGCGGAACTGCTCGCGGCGCACGTCCTCGGCCTCGGCCGGGGGGAGCTGCAGGCCGCTGCCGTGCGCGGAGACGCACTGGGCGAGGCCGACGCCCGCCGACTGGACGACGCGCTGGCACGACGGGCCGCGCGCGAGCCGCTGCAGCACATCACGGGACTCGCCCCGTTTCGCCACCTCGAGCTCGCGATCGGACCCGGGGCGTTCGTGCCGCGGCCCGAGACCGAGATGGTCGCGCAGTTCGCGATCGACGCACTCCTCGCCGCGCCCGCCCCCGAACCCATCGGCGTCGACCTCGGCACCGGCAGCGGCGCCATCGCCCGCGCCATGGCCGACGAGGTGCCGCACGCGGCCGTCCACGCGGTGGAGCGCTCGCCCGAGGCGCACGCATGGGCGCGGCGCAACCTCGTCGCGGCGCCCAACGCGACCCTCGTGCTCGGCGACCTCGCCGACACGCTGGCCGAGCTCGACGGCCGCGTCGACGTCGTCGTCTCCAACCCTCCGTACGTGCCGGATGCGGCGATCCCGCGTGATCCCGAGGTGCGGCTGTTCGACCCGCCCGCGGCCCTGTACGGCGGCGAGGACGGGCTCGACGTCGTCCGCGCCATCAGCACGCGCGCCCTGCGCCTGCTCTACCCCGGCGGCGTGCTCGTGCTCGAGCACGGCGAGCTGCAGGGCGAGGGCATCCGCGCTCTGCTTCGCGCGGACGGCTGGCTCGCGACGGCGACGCATCAGGACCTCACCCATCGCGATCGCGTCACGACGGCGCTGCGGCCGCCGCTGCCTGCGGACGGATCCGCAGGAGACGCCGATCCCGCCCGCGTAGACTGA
- a CDS encoding L-threonylcarbamoyladenylate synthase, with product MSSVFDCRDADQLLAGMRHARQAIGRGELLVLPTDTVYGIGADAFSPDAVRKLLEAKGRGRDQPPPVLVGSTAALNALVETVPEPVQRLVDEFWPGGLTIVLPAQASLAWDLGDTHGTVAVRMPDLRIVLELLEETGPLAVSSANLTGQAAAIDVNSARGMLGDSVAVYLDNGPSATGIASTIIDATSLVRPGGDEARVRVLREGAVRRAELERVLGDLLEESA from the coding sequence ATGTCTTCCGTCTTCGATTGCCGCGACGCGGATCAACTGCTCGCCGGCATGCGCCATGCACGCCAGGCCATCGGCCGCGGCGAGCTCCTCGTGCTCCCCACCGACACCGTGTACGGCATCGGCGCCGATGCGTTCTCGCCCGACGCCGTGCGAAAGCTCCTCGAGGCGAAGGGCCGCGGACGCGACCAGCCGCCCCCCGTGCTCGTGGGCAGCACGGCGGCGCTGAACGCCCTCGTCGAGACGGTGCCGGAGCCGGTGCAGCGACTGGTCGACGAGTTCTGGCCGGGCGGGCTCACGATCGTGCTCCCCGCGCAGGCCTCGCTCGCCTGGGATCTCGGCGACACGCACGGCACGGTGGCGGTGCGCATGCCCGACCTGCGCATCGTGCTCGAGCTGCTGGAGGAGACCGGTCCGCTCGCCGTCTCCAGCGCCAACCTCACCGGTCAGGCCGCGGCCATCGACGTGAACTCGGCCCGCGGGATGCTCGGCGACAGTGTCGCGGTGTACCTCGACAACGGACCGAGCGCCACCGGCATCGCCTCGACGATCATCGACGCGACCTCACTGGTGCGTCCCGGCGGAGACGAGGCGCGCGTGCGCGTGCTCCGCGAGGGCGCCGTCCGCCGCGCCGAGCTCGAGCGGGTGCTGGGCGACCTTCTCGAAGAGTCAGCGTGA
- a CDS encoding MraY family glycosyltransferase produces the protein MKQYLFTIILTAAITLAMSWGVWQLSLRFKLYPGIRERDVHTTPTPRLGGVAMFLAIVAAVAASSANPFFGIIWSRPQTVWAVLGAAALIAVIGVIDDLWDLDWMIKLGAQFVAAGLITVVGGLQILFLPVGEPVVGSSWVSIAVTMLAIVIVMNAVNFIDGLDGLVAGVCLIANAVFFAYSYVLARDTGASSYFNLASFLAAVLIGACIGFLPMNWSPAKLFMGDSGALVLGLLMATSAVAITGSLNPSALGHDQIGRSQLLGAFIPILLPVAVVILPLLDFGLAVLRRMGAGKSPFSPDRKHLHHRMLDLGHRDRDAVLIFYAWTAIISLSVLLMYVGTRQAWPGDYLIGIGFGVVGVAACLVVTLLPSDSRAAAARAAAAPVPEPEIRGDR, from the coding sequence GTGAAGCAGTATCTGTTCACGATCATCCTCACGGCGGCGATCACTCTCGCCATGTCGTGGGGGGTCTGGCAGCTCAGTCTCCGTTTCAAGCTCTACCCGGGCATCCGCGAGCGCGACGTGCACACCACGCCCACGCCGCGTCTCGGGGGAGTGGCGATGTTCCTCGCCATCGTCGCCGCGGTCGCGGCGTCATCCGCCAACCCGTTCTTCGGCATCATCTGGTCGCGCCCGCAGACCGTCTGGGCCGTGCTGGGAGCGGCTGCGCTCATCGCCGTGATCGGCGTGATCGACGATCTGTGGGACCTGGACTGGATGATCAAGCTCGGCGCGCAGTTCGTCGCCGCGGGGCTGATCACGGTCGTCGGCGGACTGCAGATCCTGTTCCTGCCGGTGGGGGAGCCCGTCGTCGGCTCGAGCTGGGTGAGCATCGCGGTGACCATGCTCGCGATCGTCATCGTCATGAACGCCGTCAACTTCATCGACGGCCTCGACGGACTCGTCGCCGGGGTGTGCCTCATCGCCAACGCGGTGTTCTTCGCGTACTCCTATGTGCTCGCCAGAGACACCGGAGCCTCGAGCTACTTCAACCTGGCCTCCTTCCTCGCGGCCGTGCTCATCGGCGCGTGCATCGGGTTCCTGCCGATGAACTGGAGCCCGGCGAAGCTGTTCATGGGCGACTCCGGCGCACTCGTGCTCGGGCTGCTCATGGCCACCTCCGCGGTCGCGATCACCGGCTCGCTCAACCCCTCCGCCCTCGGCCACGACCAGATCGGCCGTTCCCAGCTGCTCGGTGCGTTCATCCCGATCCTGCTGCCGGTGGCCGTCGTGATCCTGCCGCTGCTCGACTTCGGCCTCGCCGTGCTGCGGCGCATGGGGGCGGGCAAGTCGCCGTTCTCCCCGGATCGCAAGCACCTGCATCACCGGATGCTCGACCTCGGCCACCGCGATCGCGACGCGGTGCTCATCTTCTACGCCTGGACGGCGATCATCTCGCTGTCGGTGCTGCTCATGTATGTGGGCACGCGTCAGGCATGGCCGGGCGACTATCTGATCGGGATCGGGTTCGGCGTGGTCGGCGTGGCGGCCTGCCTCGTCGTGACCCTGCTTCCCTCCGACAGCCGCGCCGCCGCAGCACGCGCGGCGGCTGCACCCGTTCCCGAACCCGAGATCAGGGGAGACCGATGA
- the atpB gene encoding F0F1 ATP synthase subunit A, producing the protein MITRLASDGGEFHGPSMNDFFPEILFEVAGIPVHRIHIIQFLSVVAVVLILWLGTRRMKVVPGRFQSLVEMGLDFVRTGIGHDLLGRKDGERFAPLLVTIFFMVLFMNITGIIPFLNMPGTAIIAVPLTLAVISYVTFIYAGMKKSPLGFWKNSLFPAGVPWPVYIIVTPLEFISTFIIRPVTLTLRLMMNLVVGHMILVLCFSATWFFFFTAGGGWAALGVGTLAFGGAFTIFEILVVVLQSYVFTVLTAIYIQLAVAEEH; encoded by the coding sequence ATGATCACCCGACTGGCCTCCGACGGCGGCGAGTTCCACGGCCCGTCGATGAACGACTTCTTCCCGGAGATCCTGTTCGAGGTCGCTGGCATCCCGGTCCACCGGATCCACATCATCCAGTTCCTGTCGGTCGTCGCCGTCGTGTTGATCCTCTGGCTCGGCACGCGCCGCATGAAGGTCGTCCCCGGCCGGTTCCAGAGCCTGGTCGAGATGGGCCTCGACTTCGTCCGCACCGGCATCGGCCACGACCTGCTCGGCCGTAAGGACGGCGAACGCTTCGCTCCGCTGCTCGTGACGATCTTCTTCATGGTCTTGTTCATGAACATCACGGGCATCATCCCGTTCCTGAACATGCCCGGCACCGCGATCATCGCCGTGCCGCTCACGCTGGCGGTCATCAGCTACGTGACCTTCATCTACGCGGGCATGAAGAAGAGCCCGCTCGGCTTCTGGAAGAACTCCCTCTTCCCGGCCGGCGTGCCGTGGCCGGTGTACATCATCGTCACGCCGCTCGAGTTCATCTCGACGTTCATCATCCGGCCGGTCACTCTGACGCTGCGACTCATGATGAACCTCGTCGTGGGGCACATGATCCTCGTGCTCTGCTTCTCGGCCACCTGGTTCTTCTTCTTCACGGCGGGCGGCGGCTGGGCAGCGCTCGGTGTGGGCACCCTCGCCTTCGGCGGCGCCTTCACGATCTTCGAGATCCTGGTCGTCGTCCTGCAGTCCTACGTCTTCACCGTCCTCACCGCGATCTACATCCAGCTCGCGGTGGCAGAAGAGCACTGA
- the atpE gene encoding ATP synthase F0 subunit C, producing the protein MDATTVLADVNGHLAAVGYGLAAIGPAIGVGIVVGKTIEGVARQPELAGRLQVLMWIGIAFTEALAFVGIAVGFIPFP; encoded by the coding sequence GTGGACGCAACTACGGTTCTCGCTGACGTCAACGGCCACCTCGCCGCGGTCGGTTACGGTCTCGCCGCCATCGGACCCGCCATCGGCGTGGGCATCGTCGTCGGCAAGACGATCGAGGGCGTCGCCCGCCAGCCCGAGCTGGCCGGTCGACTGCAGGTCCTCATGTGGATCGGCATCGCCTTCACCGAGGCACTCGCCTTCGTCGGCATCGCTGTCGGGTTCATCCCCTTCCCGTAA
- a CDS encoding F0F1 ATP synthase subunit B, with product MLDALVTRLAAEEAPNPLIPAWYDIIWSALWFLIILIVVWKVALPRLTAMLDERSAAIEGNIAKADEAQKQAEAALEEYTRQLAEARTEAGQIREAAREDGKKIVTEAKEAATTEAARVTAAASAQIEAERQSALVSLRGEVGTLALDLAGGVVGETLSDDARASAVVDRFLADLEKAEK from the coding sequence ATGCTTGACGCTCTTGTCACGCGCCTCGCGGCGGAGGAGGCACCCAACCCCCTCATCCCCGCGTGGTACGACATCATCTGGTCGGCGCTGTGGTTCCTCATCATCCTCATCGTCGTGTGGAAGGTCGCCCTTCCGCGACTCACGGCCATGCTCGATGAGCGCTCCGCCGCGATCGAGGGGAACATCGCCAAGGCCGACGAGGCTCAGAAGCAGGCGGAGGCCGCGCTCGAGGAGTACACGCGTCAGCTCGCCGAGGCCCGTACGGAGGCCGGACAGATCCGCGAGGCCGCCCGTGAGGACGGCAAGAAGATCGTGACCGAGGCCAAGGAGGCCGCGACCACCGAAGCCGCCCGGGTGACCGCTGCCGCATCCGCGCAGATCGAGGCTGAGCGCCAGAGTGCTCTCGTCTCGCTGCGCGGCGAGGTCGGAACCCTCGCCCTCGACCTGGCCGGCGGTGTGGTCGGGGAGACGCTCTCCGACGACGCACGCGCGAGCGCGGTCGTCGACCGGTTCCTCGCCGATCTCGAGAAGGCGGAGAAGTAA